A window of the Dermatophagoides farinae isolate YC_2012a chromosome 2, ASM2471394v1, whole genome shotgun sequence genome harbors these coding sequences:
- the sicily gene encoding NADH dehydrogenase (ubiquinone) complex I, assembly factor 6 homolog sicily codes for MMKNVLYQTESLISKISLLNHNGKSCKNIYSFNNHSFFTNSTNQRLSPTEVHCINVVKKFDYENFVATLFISDEEIRRTAFALRAFNVELAQIRDITRTNELAQIRFQFWQDVIDEIYSISSTSQVTDNETLMKYRNFPLAFELFKVLSGSEKLSKHWISKLIQIRRDPKYLGEYPFQTLNELEKYCEASTVSLYYFLNEKSIQLSNEGQKNAGYRIALDHVANHLGKAQGLTNILRGIVHNAKNRRCYIPNDILMKSKCSHEAFLQCQQDNDSLREAIYLIASNAKGHLEHGQKLLVSNGNETPKIQKSDRLIFLPMMAIQAYLHDLQRVQFNVFDSWLYRRRGSLPLKMWWKCKIF; via the exons atgatgaaaaatgttttatatCAAACAGAATCTTTAATTTCAAAGATTTCGTTATTGAATCACAATGGAAAATCATGTAAAAACATTTATTCTTTTAATAATCATAGTTTTTTTACTAATTCAACAAATCAACGTTTAAGTCCAACTGAAGTTCATTGTATAAATGTGGTAAA aaaatttgattatgaaaatttcgTGGCAACTTTGTTCATTTCTGATGAAGAAATTCGTCGTACAGCATTCGCCCTTCGTGCTTTCAATGTCGAATTGGCGCAAATTCGTGATATCACCCGGACAAATGAATTAGCTCAAATTCGGTTTCAGTTTTGGCAAGATGTTATcgatgaaatttattcaatttcctCTACTAGTCAAGTTACGGATAATGAAACGCTGATGAAATATAGAAATTTTCCTCTTGCATTTGAACTATTCAag GTACTTTCCGGAAGTGAAAAATTATCTAAACATTGGATTTCAAAACTAATTCAAATTCGACGAGATCCAAAATACTTGGGAGAATATCCATTTCAAACATtaaatgaattggaaaaatattgTGAAGCATCGACTGTATCActgtattattttttgaatgaaaaatctattcaattatcaaatgaaGGGCAAAAGAATGCAGGGTATCGTATCGCTTTGGATCATGTAGCCAATCACTTAGGAAAAGCACAAGGATTGACCAATATTCTTCGAGGCATTGTACATAATGCAAAAAATAGACGATGTTATATACCGAAtgatatattgatgaaaagtAAATGTTCACATGAAGCATTTCTTCAATGTCAACAGGATAATGATTCTCTTCGAGAAGCCATATACTTAATTGCATCAAATGCTAAAGGTCATTTAGAACATGGTCAAAAATTACTCGtttcaaatggaaatgaaacaccgaaaatacaaaaatccGATCGACTAATTTTTCTACCAATGATGGCCATACAGGCATATCTTCATGATCTTCAACGCGTACAATTCAATGTATTCGATTCATGGCTTTATCGTCGTCGAGGTTCATTGCCATTGAAAATGTGGTggaaatgtaaaattttttaa
- the LOC124489775 gene encoding uncharacterized protein LOC124489775 yields the protein MINSAEILKQRQFVSTARNAPFWAGINLSFLILCLIEFKCSVFTSISSLTFIKNMMTFFEILFMFLFLINFIYNTYLFVWFKRFLQPIQMTPEEFRLFGIDENECGFKLKDVTTTNDSCQEFKSKHKISLTPKFEISYENLSNHGHSSLDSTALSTRFHDSNSLYDIKPTSWSFNPGTIADSPYSKRSDASLNNSLSQKQIDGIRFRRSRSFLNDSFDKSLSPTCSSSVITSKADLDRYLQKHEQRQEELEELLQAQKRYANVNPVLQTMNEMNSTLSHGQNANHYTIGQQFLQTSKNSDLSFHNNSMTPTKHVSFNNSSSSNLFNDSSIFWAHNSPSRALTPPSYKSSIKTHSPPSGSSLEKSESLNSSTRTLEKILSKLDVDDSLLNQMVENIRKWISQTILVRLCREIESINKLIVEKGYIDSMIGETPLKNLKQLAENRRTEFPTLEQVCPFLDISNVRNLENTIPVQEYLVRRLKDLAKGGCMIEFLWDGGGSYNYRPWKQDSLLTDAELILHVFCTYMDSRLLFNPALPEGKPFSSQHFRAATSAGSPGTNSSPMKSIKSDTYIQQEKIYPPHYSLMLKGEHFEIPPGRNNLFYALLIFIHHIKVKNFGLLGRINLGPSGLNIAWVIESK from the exons ATGAT aAATTCTGCAGAAATATTAAAACAGAGACAATTTGTCTCAACAGCACGAAATGCACCATTCTGGGCCGGGATAAATCTTTCGTTTCTGATATTATGTCTAATAGAATT CAAATGTTCAGTGTTTACATCGATCTCATCGTTAACGTTCATCAAAaatatgatgacatttttcg AAATTCTCttcatgtttttgtttctcatcaatttcatctaCAACACATATCTTTTCGTCTGGTTTAAAAGATTTTTGCAACCCATCCAAATGACACCAGAagaatttcgtttgtttggaATTGATGAAAACGAATGTGGTTTTAAATTAAAAGATGTGACAACTACGAATGATAGTTGTCAAGAATTTAAAAGCAAACATAAAATTTCTCTTACACCAAAATTCGAAATAAGTTATGAAAATCTTTCTAATCACGGACATTCGTCTTTGGATTCGACAGCGTTGTCTACACGATTCCATGATAGTAATTCACTGTATGATATTAAACCAACTTCTTGGTCTTTTAATCCAGGAACTATTGCCGATTCACCATACTCAAAACGATCTGATGCAAGTCTGAATAATTCACtttcacaaaaacaaatcgatgGCATACGATTTCGAAGATCAAGATCATTTCTTAATGATTCGTTTGATAAAAGTTTATCGCCCACATGTTCTTCATCGGTTATTACATCGAAAGCCGATTTAGATCGATATTTACAGAAACACGAACAACGTCAAGAAGAATTGGAAGAATTGCTTCAAGCGCAAAAACGTTACGCAAATGTTAATCCAGTTttacaaacaatgaatgaaatgaattcaacatTATCTCATGGTCAAAATGCAAATCATTACACTATAGGACAACAATTTTTACAAACTTCAAAAAATAGTGATCTCtcatttcataataattcaatgacaCCGACTAAACATGTTTCATTTAACAATTCATCGTCCAGCAATCTATTCAACGATTCTTCTATATTCTGGGCTCATAATTCACCTTCCAGAGCACTAACACCTCCTTCGTACAAATCGTCTATCAAAACTCATTCACCACCAAGTGGAAGTAGTCTTGaaaaatcagaatcattgaattcgaGTACACGAACActagaaaaaattctatcaaAATTAGATGTTGACGATTCTCTTCTCAATCAAATGGttgaaaacattcgaaaatgGATTTCACAGACCATTTTAGTTCGACTTTGTCGAGAGATTGAATCtataaacaaattgattgtcGAAAAAGGTTAtatcgattcaatgattggCGAAACTCCtctaaaaaatttaaaacaattaGCCGAAAATCGTCGAACAGAATTTCCTACCTTGGAACAAGTTTGTCCATTCTTAGATATTTCCAATGTTCGCAATCTTGAGAATACTATACCAGTACAAGAATATCTAGTACGTCGTTTAAAGGATTTAGCTAAAGGTGGTTGTATGATCGAATTTCTTTGGGATGGTGGCGGAAGTTATAATTATCGACCATGGAAACAGGATTCATTGTTAACCGATGCTGAATTAATTCTTCATGTATTTTGTACCTATATGGATTCACGTTTACTTTTCAATCCGGCATTACCAGAAGGAAAACCATTTTCAAGTCAACATTTTAGAGCTGCTACATCGGCAGGAAGCCCGGGTACAAATTCTTCACCAATGAAATCCATAAAATCtgatacatacatacaacaagaaaaaatttatccacCACATTATTCATTAATGTTAAAAGGCGAACATTTTGAGATTCCACCTGGCCGAAATAATTTATTCTATGCtttattaatatttattcatcacataaaagtgaaaaattttggccTATTAGg TCGAATTAATCTTGGTCCATCCGGATTGAATATTGCCTGGGtgattgaatcgaaatga
- the LOC124500616 gene encoding ubiquitin carboxyl-terminal hydrolase 43-like isoform X2: MSQLINIDDIDRDHNDQQPIETSPLTEEKLPIKRRLESLKRNSNKIRNGNNETDNGTASNSNNQQSTSTSNFTRLIRILSFRRKSTKKNNYDQTEEKLSSKLNNLRGKRSHSSLPFMKRSSKNRQNSESKSTNLAEDDTASTDNSNFFIRIIRTFRFLYKRKQSSTNQNSKIKRSSSLNNPRKSKSFPENKKHHHMDRRKKTLSGSIDNISELSSPSRRSEPPPSTHNDYHAQRLSKSPSKQLRKNIPNDTSSTILNECRKESSIETSIDQVDNSNANLQIQTNEIINTNIISPGDLTFNENGFDGDQHHDDHNNDQTGLNRHSSITSGIEYIPGVCGIQNHGNTCYLNSIIQCLSNTAPLAEYFCMNYYCEDLVQNRSATGGEVIEYLVFLIKSLWTHKYSSDISFKFKHICGKYNKQYQGHDQHDAQEFLLWLLNTCHEELSISNSSYKSIKNGIVSMLKGTPSHHHYKNVSQDKNEEKAAKEFLARCQTNDSSSIISDLFQGQLRSTIECPTCGHRSKTFDPYTSISLSVIFRFTIFINVTFLDHSIVKYGISIEAAIILRNLRDKISRMIKIPERRLLLLQEPSAQHGLVEFANDYKMCQEIFKDSETIYALETPELSHQDNDGLLTIVWLNRIEEKGPIFGPIFSTLVSRVIGFRKLQENILSTMSKYIINFENVDLHKLSNFITLRLRVVNGSREEECLESNVDHPLFVKMVENALSMTENQYRGPYHLKLIVEWDLDLRQNILICDELFDVIAAQCRIYEDESVKKAQEHSKINNRTTLQDCLDLYFRDENLTSENSWQCSSCSSQSCLRKLNVWSLPDILILHLKRFRYTNNMNRLKVNTMVDYPENGLDLLKYVQEKYNENFNGDMNGYNHSPSFSSLNNDNRRSSSSTSSSNKLTYKCKGTDRLDETTYDLFAVSCHQGNMQSGHYKAYCKNSINNCWYLFDDTKVTVEKFEVKQDAYILFYQKSSVSSSYSMMTGKCPHWAFRMPIFDYNFQNGCQQHSSNSLSYSNKSLTLPSQKSRMNNHIMVTVNHHNSNNLVDSSNKHHQSGHYQYSSAQYQQQKMFNENSKKYKSDNNYNMNGYYNYSNDDDNHHHHHNQIGQLNQHHHHSHQQLNQHQAFNTFSRNKSKYAY; encoded by the exons atgtctcaattaataaatattgatgatatcgatCGTGATcacaatgatcaacaaccaaTCGAAACTAGTCCGCTGACCGAAGAAAAGCTTCCTATAAAAAGAAGACTTGAGAGTTTGAAACGAAATTCTAACAAAATTCGGAACGGCAATAATGAAACGGACAATGGAACCGCATCgaattcaaataatcaacaatcaacatcTACTTCCAATTTTACACGATTAATTAGAATATTAAGTTTTAGGAGAAAAAGTACCAAGAAGAACAATTATGATCAAactgaagaaaaattgtctTCTAAGCTTAATAATCTACGAGGAAAACGTTCTCATAGTTCATTACCATTCATGAAACGTTCCTCAAAAAATCGGCAGAATAGCGAATCGAAATCAACGAATTTGGCTGAAGATGATACAGCATCCACtgataattcaaattttttcatacgAATAATTCGAACTTTTCGTTTCTTATATAAGCGTAAACAATCTTCAACAAATCAGAATTCGAAAATCAAACGTTCATCTTCCTTGAATAATCCTAGGAAATCAAAATCGTTTCCAGAAAACaagaaacatcatcatatggataGGAGAAAGAAAACCCTTTCCGGTTCGATAGATAACATTTCTGAGCTTTCATCACCTAGCCGTCGTTCAGAACCACCGCCTTCAAcccataatgattatcatgctCAACGTTTATCCAAATCGCCATCAAAACAATTGCGAAAAAACATTCCGAATG ATACATCTTCaacaattttaaatgaatgcAGAAAAGAATCATCGATAGAAACTTCGATTGATCAAGTTGATAATTCAAATGCTAAtcttcaaattcaaacaaatgagATTATCAATACTAATATCATTAGCCCAGGTGATCTGactttcaatgaaaatggattcGATGGTGACCAACACCATGATgaccataataatgatcaaactGGCTTAAATCGtcattcatcaattacaTCTGGAATAGAATATATACCAGGTGTTTGCGGTATACAAAACCATGGAAATACCTGTTATCTAAATTCGATCATTCAATGTCTCTCAAATACTGCTCCTTTAGCAGAATATTTTTgtatgaattattattgtgaagATCTCGTCCAAAATCGTTCAGCGACTGGTGGCGAAGTTATTGAATATTTAGTTTTTCTCATCAAAAGCCTTTGGACTCATAAATATTCTAGtgatatttcattcaaatttaaacaCATCTGTGGTAAATATAACAAACAATATCAAGGCCATGATCAACATGATGCTCAAGAATTTCTATTATGGTTATTGAATACATGTCATGAAGAATTGTCAATATCtaattcatcatataaatcaattaaaaatggTATAGTGTCAATGTTGAAAGGTACGcctagtcatcatcattataaaaatgTTTCTCAAGATAAAAATGAGGAAAAGGCGGCCAAGGAATTTTTAGCACGATGTCAAACAAACGATTCAAGCAGTATTATTTCGGATTTATTCCAAGGTCAACTTCGTTCCACAATTGAATGTCCAACGTGTGGTCATCGCTCCAAGACTTTTGATCCATATACGTCGATATCTTTGTCTGTTATATTTCGGTTCActatttttatcaatgttACATTCCTTGATCATTCCATCGTCAAATATGGAATTTCGATTGAAGCGGCAATAATTCTACGCAATCTTAGAGATAAAATTAGCCGTATGATTAAGATTCCTGAACGTCGATTGCTGTTACTTCAGGAGCCGAGTGCTCAACATGGATTGGTCGAATTTGCCAATGATTACAAAATGTGTCAAGAGATTTTCAAAGATTCTGAAACAATATATGCACTGGAAACGCCTGAATTGTCACACCAGGATAATGATGGTTTGTTAACGATTGTGTGGTTGAACCGTATCGAAGAAAAAGGACCGATTTTTGGCCCGATATTTTCAACCTTAGTTTCACGTGTAATTGGTTTTCGAAAGTTacaagaaaatattttgtcaACCATGTCCAAATACatcataaattttgaaaatgtggATTTAcacaaattatcaaattttataACATTACGATTACGAGTTGTCAACGGTTCACGAGAAGAAGAATGTTTAGAATCGAATGTTGATCATCCCTTGTTTGTAAAAATGGTCGAAAACGCTTTATCAATGACTGAGAATCAATACCGAGGACCatatcatttaaaattaatcGTTGAGTGGGATTTAGATTTGCGACAAAACATCCTTATTTGTGATGAACTTTTCGATGTGATAGCAGCTCAATGTAGAATTTATGAAGATGAATCGGTTAAAAAGGCTCAAGaacattcaaaaattaataatcgaACAACATTGCAAGATTGCCTGGATCTATATTTTCGTGATGAGAAT TTGACAAGTGAAAATTCGTGGCAATGCTCATCATGTTCATCACAATCGTGTCTTAGAAAATTGAACGTTTGGAGTCTTCCagatattttaattttacatttgaaaCGATTCCGTTATACAAATAATATGAATCGTCTTAAAGTAAATACGATGGTCGATTATCCAGAAAATGGTCTTG ATCTATTGAAATATGTACAGGAaaaatacaatgaaaatttcaatggagATATGAATGGTTATAATCATTCGCCatcgttttcatcattaaataatgataataggaggtcatcatcatcaacatcttcaTCGAATAAGCTCACCTATAAATGTAAGGGTACTGATAGATTGGATGAAACTACTTATGATTTGTTCGCCGTTTCCTGTCATCAAGGTAACATGCAATCAGGACATTATAAAG cCTATtgtaaaaattcaatcaacaattgttGGTATCTATTCGATGATACAAAAGTAACAGTGGAAAAATTCGAGGTCAAACAAGATGCTTATATTTTATTCTATCAAAAATCATCCGTATCATCGAGCTATTCTATGATGACGGGAAAATGTCCACATTGGGCATTTCGAATGCcaatatttgattataattttcaGAATGGCTGTCAACAACATTCTTCCAATTCGTTGtcatattcaaacaaatcattaACATTACCGAGCCAAAAATCACGAATGAATAATCATATAATGGTAACtgttaatcatcataatagtaataatcttgttgattcatcaaataaacatcatcaatccGGACATTATCAGTATTCAAGTGctcaatatcaacaacaaaaaatgtttaatgaaaattcaaagaaataTAAATCAGACAATAATTACAATATGAATGGTTATTACAATTAttccaatgatgacgataatcatcatcatcaccataatcaaattggtcaattaaatcaacatcatcatcatagccatcagcaattgaatcaacatcAAGCATTCAACACTTTTTCAAGAAACAAGTCAAAATATGCATACTAG
- the LOC124500616 gene encoding ubiquitin carboxyl-terminal hydrolase 43-like isoform X1 translates to MSQLINIDDIDRDHNDQQPIETSPLTEEKLPIKRRLESLKRNSNKIRNGNNETDNGTASNSNNQQSTSTSNFTRLIRILSFRRKSTKKNNYDQTEEKLSSKLNNLRGKRSHSSLPFMKRSSKNRQNSESKSTNLAEDDTASTDNSNFFIRIIRTFRFLYKRKQSSTNQNSKIKRSSSLNNPRKSKSFPENKKHHHMDRRKKTLSGSIDNISELSSPSRRSEPPPSTHNDYHAQRLSKSPSKQLRKNIPNGNIPSMSKTPSPSQLQFTDTSSTILNECRKESSIETSIDQVDNSNANLQIQTNEIINTNIISPGDLTFNENGFDGDQHHDDHNNDQTGLNRHSSITSGIEYIPGVCGIQNHGNTCYLNSIIQCLSNTAPLAEYFCMNYYCEDLVQNRSATGGEVIEYLVFLIKSLWTHKYSSDISFKFKHICGKYNKQYQGHDQHDAQEFLLWLLNTCHEELSISNSSYKSIKNGIVSMLKGTPSHHHYKNVSQDKNEEKAAKEFLARCQTNDSSSIISDLFQGQLRSTIECPTCGHRSKTFDPYTSISLSVIFRFTIFINVTFLDHSIVKYGISIEAAIILRNLRDKISRMIKIPERRLLLLQEPSAQHGLVEFANDYKMCQEIFKDSETIYALETPELSHQDNDGLLTIVWLNRIEEKGPIFGPIFSTLVSRVIGFRKLQENILSTMSKYIINFENVDLHKLSNFITLRLRVVNGSREEECLESNVDHPLFVKMVENALSMTENQYRGPYHLKLIVEWDLDLRQNILICDELFDVIAAQCRIYEDESVKKAQEHSKINNRTTLQDCLDLYFRDENLTSENSWQCSSCSSQSCLRKLNVWSLPDILILHLKRFRYTNNMNRLKVNTMVDYPENGLDLLKYVQEKYNENFNGDMNGYNHSPSFSSLNNDNRRSSSSTSSSNKLTYKCKGTDRLDETTYDLFAVSCHQGNMQSGHYKAYCKNSINNCWYLFDDTKVTVEKFEVKQDAYILFYQKSSVSSSYSMMTGKCPHWAFRMPIFDYNFQNGCQQHSSNSLSYSNKSLTLPSQKSRMNNHIMVTVNHHNSNNLVDSSNKHHQSGHYQYSSAQYQQQKMFNENSKKYKSDNNYNMNGYYNYSNDDDNHHHHHNQIGQLNQHHHHSHQQLNQHQAFNTFSRNKSKYAY, encoded by the exons atgtctcaattaataaatattgatgatatcgatCGTGATcacaatgatcaacaaccaaTCGAAACTAGTCCGCTGACCGAAGAAAAGCTTCCTATAAAAAGAAGACTTGAGAGTTTGAAACGAAATTCTAACAAAATTCGGAACGGCAATAATGAAACGGACAATGGAACCGCATCgaattcaaataatcaacaatcaacatcTACTTCCAATTTTACACGATTAATTAGAATATTAAGTTTTAGGAGAAAAAGTACCAAGAAGAACAATTATGATCAAactgaagaaaaattgtctTCTAAGCTTAATAATCTACGAGGAAAACGTTCTCATAGTTCATTACCATTCATGAAACGTTCCTCAAAAAATCGGCAGAATAGCGAATCGAAATCAACGAATTTGGCTGAAGATGATACAGCATCCACtgataattcaaattttttcatacgAATAATTCGAACTTTTCGTTTCTTATATAAGCGTAAACAATCTTCAACAAATCAGAATTCGAAAATCAAACGTTCATCTTCCTTGAATAATCCTAGGAAATCAAAATCGTTTCCAGAAAACaagaaacatcatcatatggataGGAGAAAGAAAACCCTTTCCGGTTCGATAGATAACATTTCTGAGCTTTCATCACCTAGCCGTCGTTCAGAACCACCGCCTTCAAcccataatgattatcatgctCAACGTTTATCCAAATCGCCATCAAAACAATTGCGAAAAAACATTCCGAATGGTAATATTCCTAGCATGAGTAAAACCCCTTCACCTTCACAATTACAATTCACAGATACATCTTCaacaattttaaatgaatgcAGAAAAGAATCATCGATAGAAACTTCGATTGATCAAGTTGATAATTCAAATGCTAAtcttcaaattcaaacaaatgagATTATCAATACTAATATCATTAGCCCAGGTGATCTGactttcaatgaaaatggattcGATGGTGACCAACACCATGATgaccataataatgatcaaactGGCTTAAATCGtcattcatcaattacaTCTGGAATAGAATATATACCAGGTGTTTGCGGTATACAAAACCATGGAAATACCTGTTATCTAAATTCGATCATTCAATGTCTCTCAAATACTGCTCCTTTAGCAGAATATTTTTgtatgaattattattgtgaagATCTCGTCCAAAATCGTTCAGCGACTGGTGGCGAAGTTATTGAATATTTAGTTTTTCTCATCAAAAGCCTTTGGACTCATAAATATTCTAGtgatatttcattcaaatttaaacaCATCTGTGGTAAATATAACAAACAATATCAAGGCCATGATCAACATGATGCTCAAGAATTTCTATTATGGTTATTGAATACATGTCATGAAGAATTGTCAATATCtaattcatcatataaatcaattaaaaatggTATAGTGTCAATGTTGAAAGGTACGcctagtcatcatcattataaaaatgTTTCTCAAGATAAAAATGAGGAAAAGGCGGCCAAGGAATTTTTAGCACGATGTCAAACAAACGATTCAAGCAGTATTATTTCGGATTTATTCCAAGGTCAACTTCGTTCCACAATTGAATGTCCAACGTGTGGTCATCGCTCCAAGACTTTTGATCCATATACGTCGATATCTTTGTCTGTTATATTTCGGTTCActatttttatcaatgttACATTCCTTGATCATTCCATCGTCAAATATGGAATTTCGATTGAAGCGGCAATAATTCTACGCAATCTTAGAGATAAAATTAGCCGTATGATTAAGATTCCTGAACGTCGATTGCTGTTACTTCAGGAGCCGAGTGCTCAACATGGATTGGTCGAATTTGCCAATGATTACAAAATGTGTCAAGAGATTTTCAAAGATTCTGAAACAATATATGCACTGGAAACGCCTGAATTGTCACACCAGGATAATGATGGTTTGTTAACGATTGTGTGGTTGAACCGTATCGAAGAAAAAGGACCGATTTTTGGCCCGATATTTTCAACCTTAGTTTCACGTGTAATTGGTTTTCGAAAGTTacaagaaaatattttgtcaACCATGTCCAAATACatcataaattttgaaaatgtggATTTAcacaaattatcaaattttataACATTACGATTACGAGTTGTCAACGGTTCACGAGAAGAAGAATGTTTAGAATCGAATGTTGATCATCCCTTGTTTGTAAAAATGGTCGAAAACGCTTTATCAATGACTGAGAATCAATACCGAGGACCatatcatttaaaattaatcGTTGAGTGGGATTTAGATTTGCGACAAAACATCCTTATTTGTGATGAACTTTTCGATGTGATAGCAGCTCAATGTAGAATTTATGAAGATGAATCGGTTAAAAAGGCTCAAGaacattcaaaaattaataatcgaACAACATTGCAAGATTGCCTGGATCTATATTTTCGTGATGAGAAT TTGACAAGTGAAAATTCGTGGCAATGCTCATCATGTTCATCACAATCGTGTCTTAGAAAATTGAACGTTTGGAGTCTTCCagatattttaattttacatttgaaaCGATTCCGTTATACAAATAATATGAATCGTCTTAAAGTAAATACGATGGTCGATTATCCAGAAAATGGTCTTG ATCTATTGAAATATGTACAGGAaaaatacaatgaaaatttcaatggagATATGAATGGTTATAATCATTCGCCatcgttttcatcattaaataatgataataggaggtcatcatcatcaacatcttcaTCGAATAAGCTCACCTATAAATGTAAGGGTACTGATAGATTGGATGAAACTACTTATGATTTGTTCGCCGTTTCCTGTCATCAAGGTAACATGCAATCAGGACATTATAAAG cCTATtgtaaaaattcaatcaacaattgttGGTATCTATTCGATGATACAAAAGTAACAGTGGAAAAATTCGAGGTCAAACAAGATGCTTATATTTTATTCTATCAAAAATCATCCGTATCATCGAGCTATTCTATGATGACGGGAAAATGTCCACATTGGGCATTTCGAATGCcaatatttgattataattttcaGAATGGCTGTCAACAACATTCTTCCAATTCGTTGtcatattcaaacaaatcattaACATTACCGAGCCAAAAATCACGAATGAATAATCATATAATGGTAACtgttaatcatcataatagtaataatcttgttgattcatcaaataaacatcatcaatccGGACATTATCAGTATTCAAGTGctcaatatcaacaacaaaaaatgtttaatgaaaattcaaagaaataTAAATCAGACAATAATTACAATATGAATGGTTATTACAATTAttccaatgatgacgataatcatcatcatcaccataatcaaattggtcaattaaatcaacatcatcatcatagccatcagcaattgaatcaacatcAAGCATTCAACACTTTTTCAAGAAACAAGTCAAAATATGCATACTAG
- the mRpL12 gene encoding mitochondrial ribosomal protein L12 gives MFTMKILSITSRLNRQFISNRTMHVGRSLCSAQAASQSVVDGNQILSPTETSPKIKAIVDEIGKLTLLEVAELNVALKEVLKIPDAPMMSFAAGAMMAGMPGDKADEETDTASKTVQTSFNLKITKFDEGKKVALIKEVKNLVEGLNLVQAKKFVESVPQVVKNNLSKEEAEKLKTTLEAVGATCSID, from the exons ATGTTCaccatgaaaattttatcaattacATCTCGATTGAACCGTCAATTCATCTCTAACAG AACAATGCATGTTGGTCGATCTTTGTGTTCGGCACAAGCCGCTTCTCAATCGGTTGTTGATGGTAATCAGATATTGTCACCTACTGAGACAAGTCCTAAAATCAAAGCCATTGTCGATGAAATTGGTAAGCTTACATTGTTAGAAGTGGCCGAATTGAATGTTGCGTTAAAAGAAGTGCTCAAAATTCCTGATGCTCCGATGATGTCTTTTGCTGCCGGAGCGATGATGGCAGGAATGCCCGGAGATAAGGCTGATGAAGAAACTGATACGGCTTCGAAAACTGTACAAACTTCATTCAATCTGAAGAtaacaaaatttgatgaagGCAAAAAAGTTGCATTGATCAAAGAGGTGAAAAATCTGGTCGAAGGTCTCAATTTAGTACAG gcaaaaaaatttgtcgaGTCTGTTCCACAAGTAGTCAAGAATAATCTATCAAAAGAAGAAgcagaaaaattgaaaactacATTGGAAGCTGTTGGAGCCACttgttcgattgattga